Proteins encoded in a region of the Novibacillus thermophilus genome:
- the glnA gene encoding type I glutamate--ammonia ligase — MKRTFSRDDILQSVEENDVRYIRLQFTDLLGAIKNVEIPRSQLVKALDNKLMFDGSSIEGFVRIEESDMYLHPDPSSWVIYPWGGKEGAVAGLMCDVYMPDGTPFAGDPRGILKRVLKEAHDLGFTAFNVGPEPEFFLFKTDESDKPTLELNDNGGYFDLAPVDLGENCRRDIVLTLDQMGFEMEASHHEVAPGQHEIDFQYADAVQAADNIQLFKIVVKNVARRYGLHATFMPKPLYGVNGSGMHTHQSLFRGKENAFFDEKDALGLSDVARHYIAGLLKHARAWTAVTNPLVNSYKRLVPGYEAPVYVAWSAKNRSPLIRIPASRGSSTRVEVRCPDPSANPYLALSVMLKAGLDGIKNKMTAPDPIDCNIYGMDESERVEAKIETLPSTLYEALHELRQNPVICDALGEHALTHFLEAKEIEWNMFCTQVHPWEREQYLQSY, encoded by the coding sequence GTGAAAAGAACTTTCAGCCGTGATGACATTTTGCAATCGGTCGAAGAAAACGATGTGCGTTACATTCGCTTGCAGTTCACAGATTTGCTCGGAGCGATTAAAAATGTTGAAATTCCGCGCAGTCAGTTAGTGAAGGCGCTCGACAACAAATTGATGTTTGACGGTTCTTCCATTGAAGGGTTTGTACGCATCGAAGAATCGGATATGTACTTGCATCCGGACCCGAGCAGCTGGGTCATTTACCCGTGGGGCGGGAAGGAAGGGGCAGTCGCAGGGTTGATGTGCGATGTTTACATGCCGGACGGTACGCCGTTTGCCGGCGATCCCCGCGGCATTTTAAAAAGGGTACTGAAAGAGGCGCACGACCTGGGATTCACGGCGTTCAACGTCGGTCCGGAACCGGAGTTTTTCCTGTTCAAAACAGATGAATCCGACAAGCCGACCCTGGAGTTGAACGACAACGGGGGGTACTTTGACCTCGCCCCGGTCGACCTGGGAGAGAACTGCCGCCGTGACATAGTGCTGACGCTGGACCAGATGGGATTTGAAATGGAGGCGTCGCACCACGAAGTGGCGCCAGGACAGCACGAAATCGATTTTCAGTACGCCGATGCCGTGCAAGCGGCGGACAACATTCAGCTGTTTAAAATCGTCGTGAAAAATGTGGCGCGGCGTTACGGCTTGCACGCGACATTTATGCCCAAACCGCTATACGGAGTGAACGGATCCGGGATGCATACACACCAGTCGCTGTTTCGCGGAAAGGAAAACGCGTTTTTCGATGAAAAAGATGCGCTCGGTTTAAGCGACGTTGCGCGCCACTATATCGCGGGGCTTCTGAAACACGCCCGTGCTTGGACCGCGGTAACGAACCCGCTCGTAAACTCCTACAAACGGCTCGTTCCCGGTTACGAGGCCCCGGTCTACGTCGCGTGGTCAGCCAAAAATCGCAGCCCCCTCATCCGCATCCCGGCCTCGCGTGGCTCAAGCACTCGAGTCGAAGTCAGGTGTCCCGATCCGTCCGCCAATCCGTATTTGGCCCTGTCCGTAATGCTAAAAGCCGGTCTGGACGGCATTAAAAACAAGATGACGGCGCCTGATCCGATAGACTGCAATATTTACGGCATGGATGAATCCGAACGTGTTGAGGCAAAGATCGAAACGTTGCCGTCGACCCTGTACGAGGCGCTGCACGAACTTCGCCAAAATCCAGTCATTTGCGACGCGCTGGGCGAGCACGCCCTGACCCATTTTCTCGAAGCGAAAGAAATTGAATGGAACATGTTCTGCACGCAAGTTCACCCGTGGGAGCGGGAGCAGTATTTACAGAGTTATTAA
- a CDS encoding LL-diaminopimelate aminotransferase, with protein sequence MRDTGYIRKMLANRVGGEQFGREQKIYKFEKIKRAKRLARKKHPDLELIDLGVGEPDAMADERAVRILAEEAGKPENRGYADNGIFEFKQAASVYLERVFGVNDVDPETEVNHVIGTKSALAMLPTAFINPGDIAILPTPCYPVLGVHTEYLGGSVTYLPVSEENQFLPDLDSLSKDVLQRAKLLYLNFPNNPTGASATPEFFQKVVQFAKQNDVIVIHDAAYAALVFDGAKPLSFLSIPGAKDVGVELHSLSKSYNMTGWRIGFIAGNPLIVKAFAAVKDNSDSGQFIPIQKAAAYCLHHPEITHSICEKYSRRHDLLIEALRSLGFRAKKPQGSFFVYTEAPQAVAGGPTFDTAEDFTQYLIMEKMISAVPWDDVGRYVRFSVTFQAEGEEDEQRVVEEVRRRLSDPPFIF encoded by the coding sequence ATGCGGGATACAGGTTACATTCGGAAAATGTTGGCGAACCGAGTCGGGGGCGAACAGTTCGGCCGGGAGCAGAAGATTTACAAGTTCGAAAAAATTAAGCGTGCCAAGCGGTTAGCGAGAAAGAAGCATCCCGACCTTGAACTCATCGATCTAGGTGTCGGTGAACCGGACGCGATGGCAGATGAACGTGCGGTGCGCATTCTGGCGGAAGAGGCGGGAAAGCCTGAAAACCGCGGGTACGCAGACAACGGCATTTTCGAGTTTAAACAAGCGGCGAGCGTTTATTTGGAACGAGTGTTCGGCGTCAACGATGTCGACCCCGAGACGGAAGTCAACCATGTCATCGGCACGAAGTCGGCACTGGCGATGCTTCCCACCGCCTTTATCAATCCCGGAGACATTGCCATTCTCCCGACGCCGTGCTACCCGGTACTCGGCGTGCACACCGAATATCTCGGCGGATCTGTGACGTACCTCCCGGTTTCCGAGGAAAATCAGTTTCTTCCCGATTTAGATTCACTGTCGAAAGACGTGTTGCAGCGCGCAAAATTGCTGTATCTCAACTTCCCGAACAACCCGACCGGCGCGTCGGCGACGCCTGAGTTTTTTCAGAAAGTCGTACAGTTCGCCAAACAAAACGACGTCATCGTCATTCACGATGCGGCGTATGCCGCCCTCGTGTTCGATGGAGCGAAGCCGCTCAGTTTCCTCTCGATCCCCGGCGCAAAAGATGTCGGAGTCGAACTTCACTCCTTGTCCAAATCGTACAACATGACCGGCTGGCGGATCGGGTTTATAGCGGGCAACCCCCTCATTGTCAAAGCGTTTGCCGCGGTAAAGGACAACAGTGACTCCGGTCAGTTTATCCCCATTCAGAAAGCGGCAGCTTACTGTTTGCATCACCCGGAGATCACACACTCGATTTGCGAAAAGTACTCGCGCCGTCACGATCTCCTCATCGAGGCGTTAAGATCGCTCGGGTTTCGCGCTAAAAAGCCACAGGGGTCGTTTTTCGTCTACACGGAGGCGCCTCAAGCAGTTGCGGGCGGGCCGACGTTTGATACCGCTGAAGATTTCACCCAGTACTTGATCATGGAGAAAATGATTTCCGCCGTTCCTTGGGACGACGTGGGCCGGTATGTCCGGTTTTCCGTCACGTTTCAGGCAGAGGGCGAAGAAGACGAGCAGCGGGTTGTGGAAGAGGTGAGACGACGGTTGTCCGACCCCCCGTTTATCTTTTAG
- a CDS encoding glutamate synthase subunit beta — protein sequence MGKLTGFIEYEREMGKERHPCSRIGDWREYQFTLPEANLKRQAARCMDCGTPYCHIGVEVVDTSFGCPLYNLIPEWNDLVYRGRWREAFLRLKKTNNFPEFTGRVCPAPCEGSCTVALHGDPVAIKTIERSIIDKAFQEGWIVPEPPHERTGKRVAVVGSGPAGLAAADQLNRAGHRVTVFERSDRPGGLLTYGVPNMKLEKELVWRRIHLLEQEGVVFKVNTDVGVDIEIEDIRATFDAVVVCTGAQQPRDLQIEGRHLNGVHFAMDYLTASTKSLLDSKLAGAPSISAENKHVVVIGGGDTGADCVATALRQRCKSVVQFGKHPRLPDERTPDNPWPEQPNVFTLDYAYEEAAALFGEDPREYAILTKKCVGDAEGNVKQLHTVRVEKVIGTHGETVLREIPGTEKTWPADLVLIAVGFKGPEEETVSRFGLERDHSGCVKAAYGSFATNLDGVFAAGDVRRGQSLVVWAMNEGRGAARECDRYLMGTTRLP from the coding sequence GTGGGGAAACTGACGGGCTTTATCGAATACGAGCGGGAAATGGGGAAAGAGCGGCATCCGTGTTCACGGATCGGCGACTGGCGGGAATACCAGTTTACTTTGCCAGAAGCCAACCTGAAGAGGCAAGCCGCCCGCTGCATGGATTGCGGGACGCCCTACTGTCACATCGGCGTCGAAGTTGTCGACACCTCATTCGGTTGCCCGCTTTACAATTTGATCCCGGAATGGAACGATCTCGTGTATCGCGGGCGTTGGAGAGAAGCTTTTCTGCGGCTCAAGAAAACGAACAATTTTCCCGAGTTTACCGGCCGGGTATGTCCGGCCCCTTGTGAAGGGTCTTGTACCGTCGCGCTGCACGGAGACCCGGTAGCAATTAAAACAATTGAAAGGAGCATCATCGACAAAGCCTTTCAAGAAGGGTGGATCGTCCCAGAACCACCGCACGAGCGTACCGGCAAGCGAGTCGCCGTTGTCGGCTCGGGACCGGCCGGCTTGGCCGCCGCCGACCAACTGAATAGAGCCGGACATCGGGTGACGGTATTTGAACGCAGCGACCGCCCGGGCGGGCTGCTCACATACGGCGTTCCCAATATGAAGTTGGAGAAAGAGCTCGTTTGGCGGCGCATCCATCTGCTCGAACAGGAAGGGGTCGTGTTTAAGGTGAATACCGATGTCGGAGTGGATATCGAGATCGAGGACATTCGCGCCACCTTTGATGCGGTCGTCGTCTGCACCGGTGCGCAACAGCCGCGAGATCTTCAAATTGAAGGCCGCCATTTGAACGGTGTTCACTTTGCCATGGACTACTTGACGGCCAGTACAAAAAGTTTGTTGGATTCGAAGCTTGCTGGCGCTCCCTCCATTTCCGCCGAAAACAAACACGTCGTCGTTATCGGCGGCGGGGACACTGGTGCTGACTGCGTTGCAACGGCACTGCGCCAACGTTGTAAAAGTGTGGTGCAATTCGGCAAACATCCGCGCCTTCCGGACGAGCGGACACCCGACAACCCGTGGCCGGAACAGCCGAACGTCTTCACCCTGGATTACGCTTACGAAGAGGCGGCAGCACTTTTCGGTGAAGATCCGCGCGAATACGCCATTCTGACTAAAAAATGTGTCGGCGACGCCGAGGGGAACGTCAAACAGCTGCACACCGTGCGAGTCGAAAAAGTGATCGGAACTCACGGGGAAACCGTCTTACGTGAAATCCCCGGTACGGAGAAAACATGGCCGGCTGACCTCGTGTTGATTGCCGTCGGCTTTAAAGGTCCCGAAGAAGAGACGGTCTCCCGGTTTGGGCTCGAACGGGACCACAGCGGATGTGTCAAGGCGGCGTACGGTTCGTTCGCGACGAACCTCGACGGTGTATTTGCCGCGGGAGATGTGCGGCGAGGTCAGAGCCTCGTCGTCTGGGCGATGAACGAAGGGCGTGGAGCGGCGCGGGAATGTGACCGCTACCTCATGGGGACGACGAGATTACCGTGA